From Vreelandella neptunia, the proteins below share one genomic window:
- a CDS encoding cell division protein ZapA, giving the protein MSNAKRPTKEITLLGRGYIIACDTGEEAKLDRAARYLDRAMQGINAQSSVLGSERVAIMAALNITHELLEAMDEHRAGEENLHRLNERLERALAKTRPS; this is encoded by the coding sequence ATGAGCAACGCCAAGCGGCCAACCAAAGAAATAACCCTGTTAGGGCGCGGCTATATCATTGCCTGCGACACGGGCGAAGAGGCCAAACTTGATCGCGCCGCGCGCTACTTAGACCGCGCCATGCAGGGTATCAATGCCCAAAGCAGCGTGTTGGGGAGTGAGCGTGTGGCGATCATGGCAGCCCTCAATATCACCCACGAGCTTCTTGAAGCCATGGATGAACACCGCGCCGGTGAAGAGAACCTGCACCGCCTAAATGAACGCCTTGAGCGAGCATTGGCCAAAACGCGCCCGTCCTAG